The genomic interval gggtggtgggggaaTCCCCAAGCTCTGGCCACTGTGGGCAGCAGAGGACCCCTGGCTGCCAGCAGTGGCGGGGAACCCCACTGCTCCCAGCCACCGTGGGAGGCAAGGGCACCCCATAGCTCCTGGCCCCCATGGGCAGCGGGAGCAGTTGCAGGTGGCAGGAGTAccccgcagcccccagctgctgctggtggctccTAGCCCCTGTGTAGCTGCCCCACTTCAGGCAGTGAGGGGGATCCACAGATCCCCATTTTCTCAggtatatttttagtaaaagtcagggacaggtcatggcttcctgtgaatttttcttttttgcctgtgacctttccgtgacttttactaaaaatatccatgacaaaatcttagccttacttatttGTAAGTGGAGCAAGTTTATCTAAGTAtttgctattcgaggaaggactgctaggcagagatggcgttcacctttcgaggagagggaagaccctattcggacacagactggctaacctagtgaggagggctttaaactaggttcgacggggacaggtgagcaaagcccacaggtaagtggggaacatggagaccggggaaatgagtcggaaacaagagggagtgtgggctatattggcagagagaaaggagagtcaggaaaaaactgggaggaaagatcaaaccagtatcttagatgcctatatacaaatgcgagaagtatggggaataagcaggaagaactggaagtgctaataaataaatacaactatgacattgttggcatcactgaaacttggtgggataatacacatgattggaatgttggtgtggatgggtacagcttgctcaggaaggatagacaggggaaaaagggaggaggtgttgccttatatattaaaaatgtacacacttggactgaggtagagatggacataggagacggaagtgttgagagtctctgggttaggcttaaaggggcaaaaaacaagggagatgtcatgctaggcgtctactacaggccacctaaccaggtggaagaggtggatgaggcttttttcaagcaactaacaaaatcatccaaagcccaagatttggtggtgatgggggacttcaactatccggatatatgttgggaaaataacacagcggggaacagactatccaacaaattcttggactgcattggagacaactttttatttcagaaggttgaaaaagctactaggggggaagctgttctagacttgattttaacaaatagggaggaactcgttgagaatgtgaaagtagaaggcagcctgggtgaaagtgatcatgaaatcatagactttgcaattctaaggaagggtagaagggagaacagcaaaatagagacaatggatttcaggaaggcagattttgggaagctcagagagctgatcggtaaggtcccatgggaatcaagactgaggggaaaaacaactgaggagagttggcagtttttcaaagggacactattaagggcccaaaagcaagctattccgctggttaggaaagatagaaaatgtggcaaaagaccaccttggcttaaccacgagatcttgcacgatctaaaaaataaaaaggagtcatataaaaaatggaaactaggacagattacaaaggatgaatataggcaaacaacacaggaatgcaggggcaagattagaaaggcaaaggcacaaaatgagctcaaactagctacgggaataaaaggaaacaagaagactttttatcaatacattagaagcaagaggaagaccaaagacagggtaggcccactgcttagtgaagagggagaaacagtaacaggaaacttggaaatggcagagatgcttaatgacttctttgtttcggtcttcaccgagaagtctgaaggaatgcctaacatagtgaatgctaatgggaagggggtaggtttagcggataaaataaaaaaagaacaagttaaacatcacttagaaaagttagatgcctgcaagtcacccgggcctgatgaaatgcatcctagaatactcaaggagctaatagaggaggtatctgagcctctagctattatctttggaaagtcatgggagacgggagagattccagaagactggaaaagggcaaatatagtgcccatctataaaaagggaaataaaaacaacccaggtaactacagaccagttagtttaacttctgtgccagggaagataatggagcaagtaattaaggaaatcgtctgccaacacttggaaggtggtaaggtgatagggaatagccagcatggatttgtgaagaacaaatcatgtcaaaccaatctgatagctttctttgataggataacgagccttgtggataagggtgaagcggtggatgtggtatacctagactttagtaaggcatttgatacggtctcgcatgatattcttatcgataaactaggcaaatacaaattagatggggctactataaggtgggtgcataactggctggataatcgtactcagagagttgttattaatggttcccaatcctgctggaaaggcgtaacgagtggggtaccgcaggggtctgttttgggaccggctctgttcaatatcttcatcaacgacttagatattggcatagaaagtacgcttattaagtttgcagatgataccaaactgggagggattgcaactactttggaggacagggtcataattcaaaatgatctggacaaattggagaaatggtctgagttaaacaggatgaagtttaacaaagacaaatgcaaagtgctccacttaggaaggaaaaatcaatttcacacatacagaatgggaaaagactgtctaggaaggagtacggcagaaagggatctaggggttatagtggaccacaagctaaatatgagtcaacagtgtgatgctgttgcaaaaaaagcaaacatgattctgggatgcattaacaggtgtgttgtgagcaagacacgagaagtcattcttccgctctactctgctctggttaggcctcagctggagtattgtgtccagttctgggcgccgcattttaaaaaagatgtggagaaactggaaagggtccaaagaagagcaacaagaatgattaaaggtcttgagaacatgacctatgaaggaaggctgaaagaattgggtttgtttagtttggaaaagagaagactgagaggggacatgatagcagttttcaggtatataaaagggtgtcataaggaggagggagagaacttgttcaccttagcctctaaggatagaaccagaaacaatgggtttaaactgcagcaagggaggtctagattggacattaggaaaaagttcctaactgtcagggtggttaaacactggaacaaattgcctagggaggttgtggaatctccgtctctggagatatttaagagtaggttagataaatgtctattagggatggtctaggcagtatttggtcctgccatgcgggcaggggactggactcgatgacctctcgaggtcccttccagtcctagaatctatgaatctatgaatctatatgtgCCCtatgctcctctctctccctgccagtGTAGTATCAGAGTCCATAGGAAACCTACTATGGTATTTTTACACTTTGCTTTCAGAGTAGAAATGTGCTTTAAACTTAGTTTTTATATATCTTTTCTACATAAAAGCTAAAACTTAACACACAACTAAGCAGCTTACATTAGTCATGGATTAGGAAAGCCTTGTCTGTCATTACTTGGTTTTCTTTACTTGGCTTAGAAAAGCCCCTTGCCTTCTTTTTCTGATATTTCTGCCACTTTCTGTAGGAAAACCTCTCATTTAATGAATTTCAATGGAGCAGAGGTATATTCttattccactcctcccccacttGTCTCTAGTGATGGGTTTTGGATGTTGCCCCCATGACCATTTTAGATATTACATATGTAGGAGACAAATACTTGTGTGCATAACTTTGGTGCTGATAGCCTGGCTGCCTGGAGCTGGACTCTCACTCTGCCCGGAGCTGACAGCCTCAGTTTTCAGCATTGGGTAGCCAGTTTGTGCTGTCAGCACTCCATGCTGCCCCCCTGACTTAAGGACACACACCACTAGCAGAAGGAGAGTAGTGGAGACATGAaaaactgcagtaattactgcagtggctataaGTCGACCTAACATTGGTCAATTTAatcgtgtagtgtagacaaggcctttatTTGGGTTGattccaccccccacctccactggGGTTACCAGGCCTTGCTCTCAcagatcaaaacactgagcagaaTGCAAGGACAGGAGGACACCCCTGGAGATTGCTGTGTGTGTGGAAAACTAGACCTCTCAGGGTCCTCATCACAAAGATGGTTAGACAAGAGGCATGAAATGGGTGTGTAGACTTTTTAGTTGCTTTAATCCTTTTCACTGACTGCTTTGTTCCCAGGgctaaataaacaatacttttgGCTTTAAAAAGGCTGTTCTGGGTCACTGAATGAGCTCCTGGTAATAAGCTCTCAGCAGGAAGAACTGCAGGTATCCAAACCCAGTTGGACATGCAGTGTAAGAACTGCTAGTGCCCCATACCCAGTTTGAGAGTGAGAGTCACGATTCCACCTTAAGAGAGATGTGGGCACAAACCCTGAGACTCGAGAAGGGGTGTCCTCAGAGATCAGAGGTGGGACAGAGCCTCAGGGAGCCCTGAGCCAtaacaggccttgtctacagaaTAACTTTTTGTTTCTGAGATCTAGAGTTTGAAATTttacacagttataccagtataaaactgATCTAGGCACTCTTTTCTCAGTAGAGTACCCTTATATCTCCTGGGAAGTGTTATAAGATAAAGTCACTCTTACAGTTGAATAATAATGTCCACAAGGGGTGGGTGAGATGGAAATTTTACTTGTATAGCTGCTAAGGCTTTCCCAGGTAGATAAGCTCCTCAGGGTGAAAGTGCTAAATGGGCTTTTCTCTCCTCCACAAGTGCTTGGAGACCTGTGACTGCTAGAAGATGGGATGGCTCACTGAaaaaaattgtcctgttctgcttGCTCCCtcggaagcatctggcaccagccactgtcacaagatgggatactgggctagatagaccattggtctgaccctgtaggGCGATTCTTAGGTAAGGGCCGTAGAAACATCAGAACTTGGAACAGCCCATTATTCCAGTGACTGCTGTGCTCTACTGTTCACTGTTTCACACATTTGAAAATAGTCttgcctttcaaaaaaaaaaaaaaaagctattctgTTCTAGCAAGCTAGGGAAGCTACCCTTTATAACCAACAAAAAGAAAATCCCAGTTGGGAACTCACAAAAGTAGCTATAACTTAGGCATAGCACATTGCTGACTTCAGCTAGACCTGTAAACAGCAGTCAAACATCCTCAGCAACCCACAGTATTTTATTTACATCATTTATCCATGTTTGCATGGAAACCAAAGTCTCAGCTCATCCACAGCCTCATTCACTTTAGACAGAACCATTGGAAAAGAGACTAGATCACTAAAATGGGGTCATTTCCTGGGAGGAGGAATGTAACTACTGTACAGCACTAGGCCAACAGCccagcccaggcacaaaatgGGAATATCATGTCCAATCTCCCAATGACATGTGGGGATACTGAAGAGCATTCTTGAAGCATAGTTCATGTGTATCCTGGACAGTAGTGGTACTCCCATCCCGCTGAGCAGGGAAAGAGAAATTTCCTAGTTCAGCTCcatgactgggggtggggaaagggagccCCACAGATGGGGACTGACCTTCCAGTGATTCATAGCTGCCTCGCACAGGTGAAGGGCAGATAGATTCTAAGGACAAGTTTCCATGGAGGTTCTGGATACATGAGGATGCTCACAAGGCCACCCGCAGCAAGCCTGAACATAGCAAATTGCTGAGTCAACTTGTAAAGGCATCTGGGCATTGTACAGGACCTGGCAGGTGTGAATTCCTTCAAGATAGTGCAGAGTTAATTTGCTAAGGCCTAGGTCATTGCAAGGGAATCTGCCTTATTGCAAATGTAGGAGCTCTGCTTTGACCAATGAGcttgctaccataatacaaacacaTTAAAACAGACCCACTCCTCATGCTACTTAACCTGAGAGGTCTAACCAATGGTAATCTGCCCTATGCCTTTAAAATGTGTCCGCTCCCTACACAGTGAGATGTTGTACCAAGTCATAAGACTGATGGGGCAAGATTAATCTCAGTGCAGCAGGCGGTGGCCAGCCTTCAGCCCGATCAGCACTGCCCAGATCCTCATGGAATCATGGCCTGGCAGTGCCATGTTACTGGCCTAGGAACTCCAGTGCATCGCATGGCTGGAAACAATCAAGATGGCAGGAAATAGGTCTAGTGAGTCAAGCTGCTGTGCACAGAAAGGCTCTAGGACTCCAACCTTCTCCTGATTTCCTCAGCAAGCTTCTCCCTAGGGATATTGACCTGCACAACAAACAAGAAGGAACTGGTCAAAGCAATAGAACTGTCTCATGGGAAGTGCCACAAGCACCCAATGATATCAAGATGCCCACTTACCCCTTGCAGCCACCCAGACCTGTCTTCTGCCATCCCTCAAACACTCCTCTCCATGAACTCCTGCTGGAAGCACCACCCCATAAAAATGCATCCCCTGACCAAGGAGAGACTTGTGGAAGAAGTGATGATTAGGAACTTCCTgttccacacccctgagggacAGGATTTGACTGCTCAGCAGAGAGCTTTAGTGATCTGTAACTCTGAGGAAGGTTCGCTGTGGACTTAGACCAGTTTGTAAAGAGGATTCAATCTGTACCGGAGCCTGGTTAACTCTAGTGATCTGCGATGCAAGCAAGAGCTCCCAAAGAGGCCCTAATAGCCAGGGAGAGTGTTGTCTAGAAGGGAGGCAGCCTTTGGATCCCCTATCCCATCCACAATATCCAAGGACATCCTAACCTCTTCCCTGCTAGCTACGACTCGTAGTTTGACGACTCCATCTTTCAGCTCCTGCTCTCCTATGATGGCTGTGAGAGGGATTCCCGTGTCTTCACAATACTGCAGCTGGTTCAACAGCTTGGGGTTCTTCTTATACAGCATCTCTGCCTAGAAGGGGCGGCAATGTGGTTGTGTTCAAGAGCTTACACAGAATAGGAAGTGACAAAACCTACCCAGTTCTAACTCATTGCTAGGACTGGCTGGAAATTCGCCTATAGTTTTCTGGTGTAGAATGCAGATTAGttgaaatctaaacattttgtggAGGTGGTTTGATTTTGGCTAAGCTCCAGCAGGACCAAGGCAAGTTTTGAAACCGACCTGCTAGGCAGGTTTTCCTACCAGCTGGCCTGCCTTGTGGGCTACCAATTCTTTTGCAGCCTACATAGCAAGCTGACAGTTCCCCTTCAACCTGCTGGGTGGAATTTCATCTGGAAATGatcaaaattgtgattttttgggGGTTCTGTTTTaggaggttttgaaatttgggggttttgttccaaatttgcactaaaccaaattttgaaattccaAATGCCTCCAGGAAACAGAATTACCATTCTCCTCACAGCTCTAGACATGAGCACAGAGTCTCCTGGGAcagatggttgcagcaggctcagTACCAGTAGCTGCCTTTCTCCGTCAGAGCCAAACAACAAAGAGATTGGCGAGTCTGGGCTTGCTGTGCCACTTCTCCCTGgagactccctctccccccattctaagggctggctttgagaagcacaaCTAGGCCAGTCCAATTGCCCAGTCTTACCTTGATCCCAGAATCCCACAGCTCAGAGATGAGTTTCAGTTTCACATCAAGGAAGTTCTTCTGGGGGGTTGCCACCAGCACTTGCGTCTCAGTCGTCCGGATCTTCTCCTTAGAAGCCTGGGAGCAGGAACAGAGTTGTGAATGAAACATATGGAAACATCCTATTGCTCGTGAAGACACATGCTCCAAGGCATCTGACGGTTGCTCCTCACCCACCCCTTGTACCTATTACTGGAGAATGCCACCATTTTCTTAACACAGGCTATATAGGGAGATTACATGAAAAACAAcaccaacaacaaaaccccaccaAATTGTGTTCAAATAATGTAATTTTGCAAAGTCaagcttgtgcaaccttaatttatcTGCCTTGGGCACATGCATCACGACTCTGGATTTCATTatgtactattttttccacaggatccctgcctcattctgaGCACACACTGGACTTGCTCTGGGGATAAGGCAGCTGTTCAATAATTTTTTTGAGCGTCACCAGACAATGAGTTGCCTCCGTCTTATTTACCACACATCACCCCAACCCTAAACTAAATAGAGAATTACTAATTTCCTCATGGGTTTTCCCACCATCTATCATAGTAGTATGAAGCTCACAACCATTTAGTTAATTATCTTCATGACGCCCTGGGAGACaagtattttacagatggaaaagcaaggcacagggagattaaggCCAAAACGAGGATGCCAATTTACAAACAGGGAAATTGACAGAAAAGCAGCTTGGTCCAAGCTTCAGCTAAGGAGTGGAAGAGCCCAGAATAGAACTCAAGACCTCCTACGTCCGAGCCCTACCGTAGTGAAAATTCTAATTCAAGTGATATGCCCAGGAAACCTGTAGCAGAGGATTCAGATCTCCTGCATTTCATTCaaccacaagcccatcctttCTTTTACTGCAGTCCCATGCCTCATCTGCTACAGATCTTCCAATTTCTACAACAAATGTGTCAGGTATCCTACAGACAGTGGCCACCTTACCTGCACCCCCTGGTTGGTTCCCACAGCTGAGGGCCATTCTGTGTACTTGTGAGTGGCACTCACCTCCAACTCCTGCTCCATGATGGAGAAGAGCCGCTCGATTCCGATGCTGACTCCCACACAGGGCACCTTCCGCCCCTTGGGGTCGAACATCCCCACCAGCTCGTCGTAGCGGCCGCCTCCAGCTACGCTGCCCATGCTGACTGGCTCCTCCCTGTGAGCGTTCAGAGGCTGCAGCACGACGGCCTCGTAGATCACCCCAGTGTAATAATCCAGACCCCGCGCCAGGCTCAGGTCGAAGGAGATCTGCAGGACAGGAGGGGAATCCCATTACCAGGCACAACAAATGATCCAGCCAGGCCTGGGTCAGTATCCCTCCACCACTCACCTTATCTGCGATGCCAAACAGGGTCAGGTACTCAAACAGCAGCTTCAtgtctcccagcccctcccgggcCAGCTTGTTCTGGGACAGCTTAGGGTCCTGGACCAGCTGCTCAATCAGACCCAGCCCACCTGCAGAAATGACACACAACTTAAATATACCAGGGAGGGCGACGTGGCCAAGCTCCTATGGACTCACTCCACCCAGCCTGGGTCACACCTACCTGCTCACTCCTTCAGCCTTGTGCATCTCTATCTCCTTCCCAGGGGATACTGACCATGCATCCCACCTGGGACACCCAGGCTGCAAGTCAGCTAAACATCTGgggaacaacccccccccccccccacacacacacacacaccagttgtgtcgtccccccacccccaccatgcagAGACCAAGGAAGTTGGAATAGCTGCTGGGAAGGTGAAGTGACCCACATGGACTCTCAGCTCGCCTGGGTGAGGCTGGACAGGGAACCAAGTCTCACAGCTCCACAGAACTCACCATGCAGTCGAACGTATTCCCCGATGCGATCTGCAGCCTCTGGCGAGAGACCTTTCTCTCCAACCATCTCATTCTTCACATCCTCCCATGTTGCCTGGGGTGGAGGAGATGAGAACATTAATCACAGCTTCCCTGGCTGAATCTGTTGCTCCTGGGAATGCAAaatcccttccccagcttccccctccacaCCAATGCTACCCCATGGATTCAGAACACACCCTGAGGAAACTGCAGGAAAGGGGAGACCATTGCCTGGTGACTAATCCAGTTAGAGATCTCCCATTTCTAACCTTCCCAGAAGAATTAACAATAGGTTTCACTCTCATTTGGTGCCTTCATTCTAAACTCTCAAAGCTCTTTATTAATGAgttaggaccagatcctcaaaaggtatttgagagttaggtgcctacttATTTCACTGGAAGTTAGCATACCTTTTGAGGATCAGAGCCCTAATCCCTCCAAATCCCTGGAGAGGCAGGaattcttatccccattttacagatgggaaagcacAGGCACAGAGAGCGGAtgcaacttgcccaaggacagAATCCAAACTTCCTGGCACTTGGGAGAGCCATGGAGAATGTCAGCTATGAAAATCCTGCTTCAGATGGGTGTTTCCATCCTATGCATTTGGAGATGGATCACAGTCCTCCCACCAGAGCATACACAGCTGAGGGCTAGGGCAGTGCTAGGCAGCAGTCAGTGTCtgccagccagggctgggaaATCCGCAGAGCATTACCTTGTTCAGTTTGTCCACGGTAGAGCAAGTGCTATGGAACAGGCTGTCTGGAATGCCACATACCGCAAACACTCCATTCAAAATGCGCCGGTCGTTGACCTGGGGGTGGGAAGCAGAGTCACTCTAAAGCGGATCCCAACAGAGCCTCCTAGTAAGATTGAATCACTTCCACTTGGTTTCTATATTGCTCCAGAGATCCGTGAAGCAGCTGTAGTCAAAATCCCCCCATGTCTTCCTTCAGAGGTTCTCTTGTATGCGGGGCACACCagagtggggggatgggtgggagggcAGGCACATTCTTGCCTGGGCAGACTTGTAACTTTATTAAACCAATGGGCTATAGTTTTACCTTAATGAGAAAGTCTCCGAGCTGCAACATGCTCAGGATCTCATGCACGATCTTCAGACACTCAGCATCAGGAATCATAGGGTCAAAGTGGCCGGCGATGTCAAAATCCTGGGGTACAGGAAGAGGCAGTGAGAATCCAGGCAGTGTAACCCAGCTGGGACACCCTGGCAACAATCAGGGTCCCCAGACACACAGCTCCCTATGCTGCACCCCGTTCCCTGTACCCcaaggggagcccaggcctgttGTTCAGAGACCTGTACTCTAAGCTGTCCAAGGTAATAGAAGTCCATCTCAGCCTGTTACAGAAAGCCATTGTTTATGAAAGTTAGCACAAGTTGGAGGCAACCAGACTAAGATAAACTGGACTGTTTAAGTTAAACCACTGTGCTAAGAGAACTGTAAAGTTCCTGGTAAAGAGGGGGATAGGACGGGACATATGGACTGGAAGGTGCGAGCTTTACCATCATGgttgccacccccaccatctcctgggatccACCAGGACACCACTGGGCCTTCATAAACCTGATGCTGAGACAGGGCCTGATcagattgggccagagagagggaacaGATGACATCGCTGTCTCCACCCGGAATGTGAGATTTGCATTCGTGCCGTCACCCTCCCTCATGTGTCATTTTCCTTcctcaccttatttcttctctctcctctccctttccttttTCTGTCTAAAGAGTCTGACTTAGCCTGCCAAGACAACACCATCTTTTGCAACACTGCTTTGAGCCTGTGACCAGAGAAGCAAGGTAAAAGCAATGCCTTCaacagcccaatgctggtacaagtttgccaggacTCTGAGTGTGCTGGGTCTGATTTTcaccagcagtgaggttgcaaatgAAAATCAGCACCCAGGACAGAAGCAGCATTTTCTACTTTTGCAATTCTGTTTTCTCCCCTTGGGTGTTTGTCTTCTTTTCTCTTAAAGAAACAGGAGTGGACTTCAACAACAGTTCCAGCCCATCTTaactaactttttctcttttcccccaaaaagaCGGTTAGTAACATATTTCTTTCATCTAACAGACTTTTAGATAGGGGGTTCCCCTGTTCATACTCTACAGCTAAAGGGAATAAGGGATATTGTTAAGCCTGActgaatactttgcatttcaaatgcattaactgtttttccttcttttcctgtatttttaataaaaggttaaaaagactggTAATGGTGGTTGTTACAATGGGAGTCACAAAACCTTGGACCACACTTAACTG from Malaclemys terrapin pileata isolate rMalTer1 chromosome 8, rMalTer1.hap1, whole genome shotgun sequence carries:
- the LOC128841621 gene encoding histidine--tRNA ligase, cytoplasmic-like isoform X1; translated protein: MNWLRPLAAGGCRVPFGGQHLTPSCARRAFAAHPQNQVAEGVVKLQQPKAQLGTDEGKKNFILKTPKGTRDYSPKQMAIRERVFNTIISCFKRHGAEVIDTPVFELKETLMGKYGEDSKLIYDLKDQGGELLSLRYDLTVPFARYLAMNKITNIKRYHIAKVYRRDNPAMTRGRYREFYQCDFDIAGHFDPMIPDAECLKIVHEILSMLQLGDFLIKVNDRRILNGVFAVCGIPDSLFHSTCSTVDKLNKATWEDVKNEMVGEKGLSPEAADRIGEYVRLHGGLGLIEQLVQDPKLSQNKLAREGLGDMKLLFEYLTLFGIADKISFDLSLARGLDYYTGVIYEAVVLQPLNAHREEPVSMGSVAGGGRYDELVGMFDPKGRKVPCVGVSIGIERLFSIMEQELEASKEKIRTTETQVLVATPQKNFLDVKLKLISELWDSGIKAEMLYKKNPKLLNQLQYCEDTGIPLTAIIGEQELKDGVVKLRVVASREEVNIPREKLAEEIRRRLES
- the LOC128841621 gene encoding histidine--tRNA ligase, cytoplasmic-like isoform X2, whose product is MNWLRPLAAGGCRVPFGGQHLTPSCARRAFAAHPQNQVAEGVVKLQQPKAQLGTDEGKKNFILKTPKGTRDYSPKQMAIRERVFNTIISCFKRHGAEVIDTPVFELKVPFARYLAMNKITNIKRYHIAKVYRRDNPAMTRGRYREFYQCDFDIAGHFDPMIPDAECLKIVHEILSMLQLGDFLIKVNDRRILNGVFAVCGIPDSLFHSTCSTVDKLNKATWEDVKNEMVGEKGLSPEAADRIGEYVRLHGGLGLIEQLVQDPKLSQNKLAREGLGDMKLLFEYLTLFGIADKISFDLSLARGLDYYTGVIYEAVVLQPLNAHREEPVSMGSVAGGGRYDELVGMFDPKGRKVPCVGVSIGIERLFSIMEQELEASKEKIRTTETQVLVATPQKNFLDVKLKLISELWDSGIKAEMLYKKNPKLLNQLQYCEDTGIPLTAIIGEQELKDGVVKLRVVASREEVNIPREKLAEEIRRRLES